Proteins from one bacterium genomic window:
- a CDS encoding VWA domain-containing protein produces MKRAVAGLLAAVSVLLCGGLYAAFPKEQLRDKRVMNIIVILDCSASMNKIIGPVRKTDIARKVVETILEGMYQDSHDAGSMKSGLRVFGSKFFKWKQNCDDTSLEVALDDIEKTRPPINDKISTIVAKGQSSLSLTIDALKGDFPEENDKANFIVVVSDGDESCGGSPCDAVRQLIADSRGVSVNTIGVETDQAGLDNLNCMAQAGNGRYFDSKDVQEFVNFLKDANRTIQSNRRSLALNEAKNDTSTIRMRDVTESMTLYKVEAATPLYPDRDERFAALDTLHPEDRLFLISSRGLWKEIFVPDKKLQGWVLAMTGGSQSSVTVSDAKTPLYTEKSPSSEVLTYLDAGEQLTVLKQEGTWYQVFSQKLNLRGWVIAFNVAENR; encoded by the coding sequence ATGAAAAGAGCTGTGGCCGGCCTGCTTGCCGCTGTCTCGGTCCTGCTGTGCGGGGGGCTCTACGCCGCTTTCCCCAAGGAGCAGCTCCGCGACAAACGGGTTATGAACATCATCGTCATCCTCGACTGCTCGGCCAGCATGAACAAGATCATCGGCCCGGTGCGCAAGACCGACATCGCGCGCAAGGTGGTCGAGACGATCCTGGAGGGTATGTACCAGGACAGCCACGACGCCGGCTCGATGAAATCGGGCCTGCGGGTGTTCGGCTCCAAGTTCTTCAAGTGGAAGCAGAACTGCGACGACACCTCGCTGGAGGTGGCGCTGGACGACATCGAGAAGACCCGCCCGCCGATCAACGATAAAATCTCCACAATCGTCGCCAAGGGGCAGAGTTCGCTGTCTCTGACCATCGACGCGCTGAAAGGTGATTTCCCGGAGGAGAACGACAAGGCCAATTTTATCGTGGTGGTGTCGGACGGTGACGAGTCGTGCGGCGGCAGCCCCTGTGACGCGGTCCGGCAACTGATCGCCGACAGCCGGGGGGTTTCGGTCAACACGATCGGCGTGGAAACCGACCAGGCCGGCCTGGACAACCTGAACTGCATGGCCCAGGCGGGCAACGGACGGTATTTCGACAGCAAGGATGTCCAGGAGTTCGTCAATTTCCTCAAGGACGCCAACCGGACGATCCAGAGCAACCGCCGCAGCCTGGCCCTTAACGAGGCCAAGAACGACACCAGCACGATACGCATGCGGGACGTGACCGAGTCGATGACGCTCTACAAAGTGGAGGCGGCCACCCCGCTGTACCCCGACCGGGACGAGCGTTTCGCCGCCCTGGACACCCTGCACCCGGAGGACCGCCTTTTCCTGATCTCCAGCCGCGGGCTGTGGAAAGAGATTTTCGTCCCGGACAAGAAGCTTCAGGGCTGGGTCCTGGCCATGACCGGCGGCTCGCAGTCCTCGGTGACAGTTTCGGACGCCAAGACACCGCTCTACACCGAAAAAAGCCCCTCCAGCGAGGTGCTGACCTATCTGGACGCCGGCGAGCAGCTCACCGTGCTCAAGCAGGAGGGCACCTGGTACCAGGTGTTCAGCCAGAAACTCAACCTGCGCGGCTGGGTGATCGCTTTCAACGTGGCGGAAAACCGCTGA
- a CDS encoding cyclic nucleotide-binding domain-containing protein — protein sequence MAGVLKKHLKGETIIAEGTEGKAVFIIRSGQVEVSKQTPGGAVRLATLGPGEVFGEMSMVDDRFSKRTATVRAVEDCEIIVLDKKGFEHYLRQSSTGIFNLIKNLAQRLRETNDIIARAGIDVHNLPRSRQAMPVDENSPKNITLDQLKESVEAAVDLNLIPKKFKAGQVLVREGAEALSVFMLKSGTVTVTKRLGEREVELDRLCANEVFGESAMFGEGRRTATVTADEAGELVVFGRNDMENMLRKAPLELFLVLECLNQKMQRSTLRYLDSLREIERLKAELAAARGQ from the coding sequence ATGGCCGGAGTACTCAAAAAACACCTCAAGGGTGAGACGATCATCGCCGAGGGCACCGAGGGCAAGGCGGTGTTCATCATCCGCAGCGGCCAGGTGGAGGTTTCGAAGCAGACCCCCGGCGGCGCGGTCCGCCTGGCCACCCTGGGGCCGGGGGAGGTGTTCGGCGAAATGAGCATGGTGGACGACCGGTTCTCCAAACGCACAGCCACGGTGCGGGCGGTCGAGGACTGCGAGATAATAGTCTTGGACAAGAAAGGCTTCGAGCACTACCTCCGCCAGTCCTCCACCGGGATTTTCAACCTGATCAAAAACCTGGCCCAGCGCCTGCGCGAGACCAACGACATAATCGCCCGGGCCGGGATCGACGTACACAACCTGCCCCGCTCGCGGCAGGCCATGCCGGTGGATGAGAACAGCCCGAAGAACATCACCCTGGACCAGCTCAAGGAATCGGTGGAGGCGGCGGTGGACCTCAACCTGATCCCCAAAAAGTTCAAGGCCGGACAGGTCCTGGTGCGCGAGGGCGCCGAGGCTTTGAGCGTGTTCATGCTCAAGAGCGGCACGGTGACTGTGACGAAAAGGCTGGGCGAGCGGGAGGTCGAGCTGGACCGCCTCTGCGCCAACGAGGTGTTCGGCGAGTCCGCGATGTTCGGCGAGGGGCGGCGCACCGCAACGGTGACCGCGGATGAGGCGGGCGAGTTGGTGGTGTTCGGCCGCAACGACATGGAAAACATGCTGCGCAAGGCCCCGCTGGAGTTGTTCCTGGTGCTGGAGTGCCTGAACCAGAAAATGCAGCGCAGCACCCTGCGTTATTTGGATAGCCTGCGCGAGATCGAGCGCCTCAAAGCCGAGCTCGCCGCCGCCCGCGGGCAGTAG
- a CDS encoding LD-carboxypeptidase encodes MTVKPERLRPGDTVGLVTPASPLLDLRDIDHARRALEELGFRVKLGKYLRRRHGFLAGTDAERAEDLNAMFADPDVRGIFATRGGYGSARVLPLLDWNTIAANPKVLVGHSDLTALLTAVHQRTGLVTFWGPLAGYDLGRHASAFKARWLVRVLCQNAPTLRLPRGLDSGRPRRWSCLSGDSPVSAPLTGGNLSLLASLTGTPWEVQTAGRLLFVEDVDEEPYRMDRLLGQLEMSGKLGQAAGIVVGRCVGCEGTGRMKRTFSLRQVLENRLAGLGAPVVYGAPIGHEPDKITLPLGVRACLDPSGTSLTLLESAVL; translated from the coding sequence TTGACTGTCAAGCCCGAAAGACTGCGCCCCGGAGATACGGTGGGCCTGGTCACCCCGGCCAGCCCGCTTTTAGACCTGCGCGACATCGACCACGCCCGCCGGGCGCTCGAGGAACTGGGATTCAGGGTGAAACTTGGCAAGTACCTGCGTCGCCGCCACGGTTTCCTGGCCGGCACGGACGCCGAGCGCGCCGAGGACCTGAACGCCATGTTCGCCGACCCGGACGTGCGGGGGATTTTCGCCACGCGTGGCGGCTACGGCAGCGCGCGGGTGCTGCCGCTTCTGGACTGGAACACGATTGCCGCCAACCCCAAGGTCCTGGTGGGCCACAGCGACCTGACCGCCCTCTTGACCGCAGTGCACCAGCGCACCGGGCTGGTCACGTTCTGGGGCCCGCTGGCCGGCTACGACCTGGGCCGTCACGCCTCGGCGTTCAAGGCGCGCTGGCTGGTGCGCGTTCTCTGCCAGAACGCGCCCACGCTGCGCCTGCCCCGCGGGCTGGACAGCGGACGGCCGCGCCGCTGGAGCTGTCTGTCCGGGGATTCCCCGGTCTCGGCCCCGCTGACCGGCGGCAATCTGAGCCTCCTGGCCAGCCTGACCGGCACGCCCTGGGAGGTGCAGACCGCCGGGCGGCTGCTGTTCGTGGAGGACGTGGACGAGGAGCCCTACCGCATGGACCGCCTTCTGGGCCAGCTCGAAATGTCGGGAAAGCTGGGGCAGGCCGCGGGGATCGTGGTGGGGCGCTGTGTGGGCTGCGAGGGCACGGGACGGATGAAACGCACGTTCAGCCTGCGGCAGGTTCTGGAGAATCGGCTGGCCGGGCTGGGCGCGCCGGTGGTCTACGGCGCCCCGATCGGGCACGAGCCGGACAAGATCACCCTGCCGCTGGGGGTGAGAGCCTGCCTGGACCCCTCCGGCACGAGCCTGACCCTGCTGGAGAGCGCGGTGCTTTGA